One Nicotiana sylvestris chromosome 12, ASM39365v2, whole genome shotgun sequence genomic window carries:
- the LOC104213591 gene encoding uncharacterized protein At5g01610-like, giving the protein MDQILNKLGSYWIGQKANKEFNSVGDDINSLQSSIEGGSKWLVNKIKGKMQKPLPELLKEYDLPVGIFPRDATNYEFNEETKKLTVYIPSVCEVGYRDSSVLRFSTAVTGYLEKGKLADIEGMKTKVMMWVKVMAISSEKSKLHFTAGLKKTRSREAYEVLRDGVAVDKF; this is encoded by the exons ATGGATCAGATATTGAACAAGTTGGGTTCTTACTGGATTGGTCAGAAAGCCAACAAAGAGTTCAATTCCGTCGGCGATGACATTAAC TCCCTGCAAAGCAGTATTGAAGGAGGAAGCAAATGGCTGGTGAACAAGATTAAAG GAAAAATGCAAAAGCCATTGCCAGAACTGCTAAAGGAGTATGACCTTCCAGTAGGCATTTTCCCTCGTGATGCCACCAACTATGAGTTCAATGAAGAAACCAAGAAGCTTACTGTCTATATTCCCTCAGTATGTGAAGTTGGTTACAGGGATTCGTCTGTATTACGCTTCTCTACAGCTGTTACTGGGTATTTGGAGAAAGGAAAGCTAGCTGACATAGAGGGAATGAAAACGAAAGTGATGATGTGGGTAAAAGTTATGGCTATTTCATCTGAAAAGTCAAAGCTTCATTTCACGGCTGGCTTGAAGAAAACCCGTAGTAGGGAAGCTTATGAGGTCTTGAGAGATGGAGTCGCTGTAGATAAATTCTAG